Proteins co-encoded in one Streptomyces sp. JH34 genomic window:
- a CDS encoding DUF6167 family protein encodes MFRRTFWFTAGAAAGVWATTKVNRKIRQLAPESLAAQAADKAIEAGHKLKDFALDVREGMVRREAELGGALGIEAAADPELVAHRTLPYNPNNRNEDH; translated from the coding sequence ATGTTCCGCCGTACGTTCTGGTTCACCGCCGGCGCAGCCGCCGGTGTCTGGGCCACCACCAAGGTCAACCGCAAGATCCGGCAGCTGGCCCCCGAGAGCCTCGCGGCGCAGGCCGCGGACAAGGCGATCGAGGCGGGTCACAAGCTGAAGGACTTCGCCCTCGACGTGCGTGAGGGCATGGTCAGGCGCGAGGCCGAACTGGGCGGGGCCCTCGGTATCGAGGCCGCGGCCGACCCCGAACTCGTCGCCCACCGCACACTTCCCTACAACCCGAACAACCGGAATGAGGACCACTAA
- the alaS gene encoding alanine--tRNA ligase, whose protein sequence is MESAEIRRRWLSFFEERGHTVVPSASLIADDPTLLLVPAGMVPFKPYFLGEVKPPAPRVTSVQKCVRTPDIEEVGKTTRHGTFFQMCGNFSFGDYFKEGAIEFAWAALTNSVEDGGFGLDPERLWITVYLDDDEAEQIWREKIGVPAERIQRLGKKDNFWSMGVPGPCGPCSEINYDRGPEFGVEGGPAVNDERYVEIWNLVFMQYERGAGDGKEDFPILGDLPSQNIDTGLGLERLAMILQDVQNMYETDTLRVVMDKATELTGVRYGADQGSDVSLRVVADHVRTSVMLIGDGVTPGNEGRGYVLRRIMRRAIRNMRLMGATGPVVRELVDVVVDTMGQQYPELITDRKRIETVALAEEAAFLKALKGGTNILDTAVTETKAAGGQVLAGDKAFLLHDTWGFPIDLTLEMAAEQGLSVDEDGFRRLMKEQRDRAKADAKAKKTGHADLSAYREVADNSGVTEFIGYTSVEGESKIVGLLVDGVSSPAASEGDEVEVVLDRTPFYAEGGGQLADQGRIRLDSGAVIQVRDVQQPVPGVSVHKGSVQVGEVTVGASAYAAIDNTRRRAIARAHSATHLTHQALRDALGPTAAQAGSENSPGRFRFDFGSPAAVPGTVLTDVEQKINEVLARELDVQAEVMSIDDAKKQGAIAEFGEKYGERVRVVTIGDFSKELCGGTHVRNTSQLGLVKLLGESSIGSGVRRVEALVGVDAYNFLAKEHTVVAQLQELLKGRPEELPEKISGMLGKLKDAEKEIEKFRAEKVLAAAAGLVETARDVRGVALVTGQVPDGTTADDLRKLVLDVRGRIQGGRPAVVALFTTANGRPLTVIATNEAARERGLKAGDLVRTAAKTLGGGGGGKPDVAQGGGQNPAAVGDAMAAVERLVTETA, encoded by the coding sequence ATGGAGTCGGCTGAAATTCGCCGCCGCTGGCTGAGCTTCTTCGAGGAGCGCGGTCACACCGTCGTGCCTTCGGCGTCGCTCATCGCGGACGACCCGACTCTGCTGCTGGTCCCCGCGGGCATGGTTCCCTTCAAGCCGTACTTCCTCGGCGAGGTCAAGCCGCCCGCCCCGCGCGTCACCAGCGTGCAGAAGTGCGTCCGGACCCCGGACATCGAAGAGGTCGGCAAGACCACCCGGCACGGCACGTTCTTCCAGATGTGCGGCAACTTCTCCTTCGGTGACTACTTCAAGGAAGGCGCCATCGAGTTCGCCTGGGCGGCGCTCACGAACTCCGTGGAGGACGGCGGCTTCGGCCTCGACCCCGAGCGCCTGTGGATCACGGTCTACCTGGACGACGACGAGGCCGAGCAGATCTGGCGCGAGAAGATCGGCGTCCCGGCCGAGCGCATCCAGCGCCTGGGCAAGAAGGACAACTTCTGGTCCATGGGCGTCCCCGGCCCCTGCGGCCCCTGCTCCGAGATCAACTACGACCGCGGCCCCGAGTTCGGCGTCGAGGGCGGCCCCGCAGTCAACGACGAGCGCTACGTGGAGATCTGGAACCTGGTCTTCATGCAGTACGAGCGCGGCGCAGGCGACGGCAAGGAGGACTTCCCGATCCTCGGCGACCTGCCGTCGCAGAACATCGACACGGGGCTCGGCCTCGAGCGGCTCGCCATGATCCTGCAGGACGTACAGAACATGTACGAGACCGACACCCTGCGCGTCGTCATGGACAAGGCCACCGAGCTCACCGGCGTGCGCTACGGCGCCGACCAGGGTTCCGACGTCTCCCTCCGCGTCGTCGCCGACCACGTCCGCACCTCGGTGATGCTCATCGGTGACGGCGTCACCCCCGGCAACGAGGGCCGCGGCTACGTCCTGCGCCGCATCATGCGCCGCGCCATCCGCAACATGCGCCTGATGGGCGCCACAGGCCCGGTCGTCCGTGAGCTCGTCGACGTCGTCGTCGACACCATGGGGCAGCAGTACCCGGAGCTGATCACCGACCGCAAGCGCATCGAGACGGTCGCCCTCGCCGAGGAGGCCGCGTTCCTCAAGGCCCTCAAGGGCGGCACGAACATCCTCGACACCGCCGTCACCGAGACCAAGGCCGCCGGCGGCCAGGTCCTGGCCGGCGACAAGGCGTTCCTGCTCCACGACACCTGGGGCTTCCCGATCGACCTCACGCTGGAGATGGCCGCCGAACAGGGCCTCTCGGTCGACGAGGACGGCTTCCGCCGGCTGATGAAGGAACAGCGGGACCGGGCCAAGGCCGACGCCAAGGCCAAGAAGACCGGTCACGCGGACCTGTCCGCCTACCGCGAGGTCGCCGACAACTCCGGCGTCACCGAGTTCATCGGGTACACGTCCGTCGAGGGCGAGTCGAAGATCGTCGGGCTGCTCGTCGACGGGGTCTCCTCGCCCGCCGCCTCCGAGGGCGACGAGGTCGAGGTCGTCCTCGACCGCACCCCGTTCTACGCCGAGGGCGGCGGCCAGCTCGCCGACCAGGGCCGGATCAGGCTCGACAGCGGCGCCGTCATCCAGGTCCGCGACGTACAGCAGCCGGTCCCCGGTGTCTCGGTACACAAGGGCTCGGTCCAGGTCGGCGAGGTGACGGTCGGCGCCTCCGCCTACGCCGCCATCGACAACACCCGCCGCCGCGCCATCGCCCGCGCCCACAGCGCCACGCACCTCACGCACCAGGCGCTGCGCGACGCGCTCGGCCCGACGGCCGCGCAGGCCGGCTCGGAGAACTCGCCCGGACGCTTCCGCTTCGACTTCGGCTCGCCCGCCGCCGTACCCGGCACGGTCCTGACCGACGTCGAGCAGAAGATCAACGAGGTCCTCGCCCGGGAGCTCGACGTCCAGGCCGAGGTCATGTCCATCGACGACGCCAAGAAGCAGGGCGCCATCGCCGAGTTCGGCGAGAAGTACGGCGAGCGGGTCCGCGTCGTCACCATCGGCGACTTCTCCAAGGAGCTGTGTGGCGGCACGCACGTCCGCAACACCTCCCAGCTCGGCCTGGTGAAGCTGCTCGGTGAGTCGTCGATCGGCTCCGGTGTGCGCCGCGTCGAGGCGCTCGTCGGTGTGGACGCGTACAACTTCCTCGCCAAGGAGCACACGGTCGTCGCCCAGCTCCAGGAACTGCTCAAGGGCCGTCCCGAGGAGCTCCCCGAGAAGATCTCCGGCATGCTCGGCAAGCTGAAGGACGCCGAGAAGGAGATCGAGAAGTTCCGCGCGGAGAAGGTCCTGGCGGCCGCCGCCGGGCTCGTGGAGACGGCCAGGGACGTACGCGGCGTCGCCCTCGTCACCGGGCAGGTGCCGGACGGCACCACTGCGGACGACCTGCGGAAGCTGGTCCTCGACGTGCGCGGGCGCATCCAGGGCGGCCGTCCGGCCGTCGTGGCCCTGTTCACCACCGCCAACGGCCGTCCGCTGACGGTCATCGCCACCAACGAGGCGGCCCGTGAGCGCGGCCTCAAGGCCGGCGACCTGGTGCGCACCGCCGCGAAGACCCTCGGGGGCGGTGGCGGCGGCAAGCCCGACGTCGCCCAGGGCGGCGGCCAGAACCCGGCCGCCGTCGGCGACGCCATGGCGGCCGTCGAACGCCTCGTCACCGAGACCGCGTGA
- the ruvX gene encoding Holliday junction resolvase RuvX, whose amino-acid sequence MRRGRRLAVDVGDARIGVASCDPDGILATPVETVPGRDVPAAHRRLGQIVEEYEPIEVIVGLPRSLGGGEGPAAAKVRAFTQVFARAIAPVPVRLVDERMTTVTATQGLRASGVKSKKGRSVVDQAAAVVILQNALESERASGTAPGEGVEVVV is encoded by the coding sequence ATGCGCCGTGGACGCCGACTCGCCGTCGACGTCGGTGACGCCCGTATCGGGGTCGCCTCGTGCGACCCCGACGGGATCCTCGCCACGCCGGTGGAGACCGTGCCGGGACGTGACGTCCCGGCCGCCCACCGGCGGCTCGGCCAGATCGTCGAGGAGTACGAGCCGATCGAGGTCATCGTCGGTCTGCCCCGTTCGCTGGGCGGCGGCGAGGGCCCGGCGGCGGCGAAGGTCCGTGCCTTCACGCAGGTCTTCGCCCGTGCGATCGCGCCCGTCCCCGTGCGTCTCGTGGACGAGAGGATGACCACAGTGACCGCCACTCAGGGGCTGCGCGCTTCGGGCGTGAAGTCCAAGAAGGGCCGATCTGTCGTCGACCAGGCTGCCGCTGTGGTGATCCTCCAGAACGCTCTGGAGTCCGAACGGGCGTCAGGCACCGCCCCGGGCGAGGGCGTCGAAGTGGTTGTCTGA
- the mltG gene encoding endolytic transglycosylase MltG translates to MTEYGRGPGSEPWHPEDPLYGDQGWGHQAAHGRSQYEGQQSDQGQYDGGQQHYAQDPYAQQGYQQDPYAQPQQPQQPQDPYQQQPQDPYAQPQQHQQDLYGQQHQQYGSPQDPYAQPQQPQYDGGWDTGQQAAMPYGAQQQPPYGNAPGGYGDQGDHYGTPEAYPPPQPPGRREEPAQQNSPDWDPEVPQEETHPFFTGADEPADGRDSRSRERDDAEDDHDDDPRESRRGGGERRGKGKKKSRNGCACLGVAAVLVGGLGGVGYVGYSYYQSQFGAAPDYEGSGTGSVEVEIPDGALGNEIASILKKAGVVKSVDAFVSAQNGNPKGGSLQAGVYLLKKEMSADSAIELMLNPKSQNSLVFPEGSISTEIYAKIDKRLELKAGTTAGVAKAKAESLGLPAWADGDPQAKDPLEGFLFPAAYAVPKGAKPEDVLKKMVARATKEYGKLDLEQNAKKLNLKSPLDVITVASLVQKEGKYKHDFDKVSRVVYNRLKPENLETVGRLEFDSTINYIRAESTLDVGAVDALREIDDPYNTYKIKGLPLGPISNPGADALHSAISPADGPWYYFVSVTEDKTLFAVTNAEHERNRAKYEENKANQ, encoded by the coding sequence ATGACTGAGTATGGCCGGGGCCCCGGCTCCGAACCGTGGCATCCCGAGGACCCCTTGTACGGGGACCAGGGGTGGGGCCACCAGGCCGCCCACGGCCGGAGCCAGTACGAAGGCCAGCAGTCCGACCAGGGCCAGTACGACGGCGGGCAGCAGCACTACGCACAGGACCCGTATGCCCAGCAGGGCTACCAGCAGGACCCTTACGCGCAGCCGCAGCAGCCGCAGCAGCCGCAGGACCCGTACCAGCAGCAGCCGCAGGACCCGTACGCGCAGCCGCAACAGCACCAGCAGGATCTGTACGGTCAGCAGCACCAGCAGTACGGCTCCCCGCAGGATCCTTACGCCCAGCCCCAGCAGCCGCAGTACGACGGTGGCTGGGACACGGGCCAGCAGGCGGCGATGCCGTACGGGGCCCAGCAGCAGCCCCCGTACGGCAACGCCCCCGGCGGCTACGGCGACCAGGGTGACCACTACGGAACCCCCGAGGCCTATCCGCCGCCGCAGCCCCCGGGGCGCCGCGAGGAGCCCGCGCAGCAGAACAGCCCGGACTGGGATCCGGAGGTGCCGCAGGAGGAGACGCATCCTTTCTTCACCGGTGCCGACGAGCCGGCCGACGGCCGCGACTCCCGGTCCAGGGAGCGGGACGACGCCGAGGACGACCACGACGACGACCCACGCGAGTCCCGCAGGGGCGGGGGCGAGCGCCGCGGCAAGGGCAAGAAGAAGAGCCGCAACGGCTGCGCCTGCCTGGGTGTCGCGGCGGTCCTCGTCGGTGGGCTCGGCGGGGTGGGCTACGTCGGCTACTCGTACTACCAGAGCCAGTTCGGCGCGGCGCCCGACTACGAGGGCAGCGGCACGGGCTCGGTCGAGGTGGAGATCCCGGACGGCGCCCTGGGTAACGAGATCGCGAGCATTTTGAAGAAAGCGGGCGTCGTGAAGTCCGTCGATGCTTTCGTCTCCGCACAGAACGGGAACCCCAAGGGGGGGTCCCTGCAAGCAGGCGTTTATCTCCTGAAAAAGGAGATGTCTGCCGACAGTGCCATCGAATTGATGCTGAACCCGAAGAGTCAGAATTCTCTGGTCTTCCCGGAGGGCTCCATCTCGACCGAGATTTATGCCAAGATCGACAAGAGGCTCGAGTTGAAAGCGGGCACGACGGCAGGTGTCGCGAAGGCGAAGGCCGAAAGTCTCGGGTTGCCTGCGTGGGCGGACGGCGACCCTCAGGCAAAGGACCCGCTTGAGGGCTTCCTTTTCCCGGCAGCGTACGCCGTCCCCAAGGGTGCCAAGCCCGAGGACGTGCTGAAGAAGATGGTGGCCCGGGCCACCAAGGAATACGGGAAGCTTGACCTTGAGCAGAACGCGAAAAAGCTCAACTTGAAATCGCCGCTCGACGTCATCACCGTAGCAAGCCTTGTCCAGAAGGAGGGCAAGTACAAGCACGACTTCGACAAGGTTTCCAGGGTGGTCTACAATCGCCTGAAGCCGGAAAACCTCGAAACCGTCGGTAGGCTGGAATTCGACTCGACAATCAACTACATCCGGGCTGAGAGCACGTTGGATGTGGGCGCCGTCGACGCGTTGAGGGAGATCGACGATCCGTACAACACGTACAAAATCAAGGGGTTGCCGCTCGGCCCGATTTCCAACCCGGGCGCGGATGCTCTGCACTCGGCGATCAGTCCGGCAGACGGCCCCTGGTATTACTTCGTCTCCGTAACCGAGGACAAGACACTGTTCGCGGTGACGAATGCGGAGCATGAGCGCAACCGCGCGAAGTACGAAGAGAACAAGGCCAACCAGTGA
- a CDS encoding shikimate dehydrogenase, which yields MSITRRAAVLGSPVAHSLSPALHSAAYAALGLEGWSYDRFDVDEAALPGFVDGLDRSWAGLSLTMPLKRAIIPLLDGISDTAASVEAVNTVVLTEDGRRLGDNTDIPGMVAALRERGVEKVESAAVLGAGATASSALAALAEICTGPVTAYVRSAARADEMRGWGARLGVDVRIADWAEADEALRAPLVIATTPTGTTDALAGAVPSAPGTLFDVLYDPWPTALASRWAATGAGVVGGLDLLVHQAVLQVEQMTGLDAPLAVMRAAGEAALAAQSH from the coding sequence GTGAGTATCACCCGCAGGGCCGCAGTCCTCGGTTCGCCCGTCGCCCACTCCCTCTCGCCGGCCCTGCACAGCGCCGCGTACGCCGCGCTCGGCCTGGAGGGCTGGTCCTACGACCGCTTCGACGTGGACGAGGCGGCGCTGCCCGGCTTCGTCGACGGGCTGGACCGGTCCTGGGCGGGGCTCTCCCTGACCATGCCGTTGAAGCGGGCGATCATTCCGCTGCTGGACGGGATCAGTGACACGGCGGCGTCGGTGGAGGCCGTCAACACCGTCGTCCTCACCGAGGACGGCCGCCGCCTCGGAGACAACACGGACATCCCCGGGATGGTCGCGGCGCTGCGTGAACGCGGGGTCGAGAAGGTGGAATCGGCCGCCGTCCTGGGCGCCGGTGCCACGGCTTCCTCCGCGCTGGCAGCCCTCGCCGAGATCTGCACCGGGCCCGTCACGGCGTATGTGCGCAGCGCGGCTCGGGCCGACGAGATGCGCGGCTGGGGCGCACGCCTCGGCGTCGACGTCAGGATCGCGGACTGGGCCGAGGCCGATGAGGCCCTGCGCGCGCCCCTGGTGATCGCCACTACGCCGACCGGCACCACGGACGCCCTCGCCGGAGCCGTCCCCTCGGCGCCCGGCACGCTCTTCGACGTCCTTTACGACCCCTGGCCGACGGCGCTGGCCTCGCGCTGGGCGGCGACCGGAGCGGGTGTCGTGGGAGGTCTCGACCTTCTGGTGCACCAGGCCGTCCTGCAGGTCGAGCAGATGACCGGCCTGGACGCACCGCTCGCCGTCATGCGCGCGGCGGGCGAGGCGGCGCTCGCGGCACAGAGTCACTAG
- a CDS encoding serine/threonine protein kinase, whose protein sequence is MRRPIARAAAIVVAAFALLVTGTGVASASTPAQKAVSACGSSYYVQRQYSLGLGQNVTVFLLYSSSTGNNCVVTVKHENAGAYYGTATGLGAGIQAEGGSLKKDDNDYKYHAGPVYLNAPGKCVRFWAHYQEIGASSIRDWYHTSTYSNCG, encoded by the coding sequence ATGCGCAGACCAATTGCCAGAGCAGCCGCGATAGTTGTCGCCGCGTTCGCACTGCTCGTGACCGGGACCGGGGTCGCCAGTGCGTCCACGCCCGCCCAGAAGGCCGTTTCGGCCTGCGGGTCGAGCTACTACGTGCAGCGGCAGTATTCGCTCGGCCTGGGGCAGAACGTAACGGTCTTCCTGCTGTACAGCTCGTCCACCGGCAACAACTGCGTGGTCACCGTCAAGCACGAGAACGCGGGTGCCTACTACGGCACGGCGACCGGGCTCGGCGCGGGCATCCAGGCCGAGGGCGGCTCGCTGAAGAAGGACGACAACGACTACAAGTACCACGCGGGTCCGGTGTATCTGAACGCCCCGGGCAAGTGCGTCCGCTTCTGGGCGCACTACCAGGAGATCGGCGCCTCCAGCATCCGCGACTGGTACCACACCAGCACCTACTCGAACTGCGGCTGA
- the aroC gene encoding chorismate synthase, producing the protein MSRLRWLTAGESHGPALVATLEGLPAGIPVTTEMVADALARRRLGYGRGARMKFERDEVTFLGGVRHGLTMGSPVAVMVGNTEWPKWEQVMSADPVDPDVLAEQARNAPLTRPRPGHADLAGMQKYGFDEARPVLERASARETAARVALGAVARSYLKETAGIEIVSHVVELAAAKAPYGVYPKPSDVERLDADPVRCLDADASKAMVEEIDQAHKDGDTLGGVVEVLAYGVPVGLGSHVHWDRRLDARLAAALMGIQAIKGVEVGDGFDLARVPGSKAHDEIVATPDGIRRTSGRSGGTEGGLTTGELLRVRAAMKPIATVPRALATVDVVTGEAAKAHHQRSDVCAVPAAGIVAEAMVALVLADAVAEKFGGDSVAETHRNVQSYLSHLQIR; encoded by the coding sequence TTGAGCAGGTTGCGCTGGCTGACCGCCGGAGAGTCGCACGGCCCCGCACTGGTGGCGACGCTGGAGGGTCTTCCCGCCGGTATCCCCGTCACCACGGAGATGGTGGCGGACGCGCTCGCCAGGCGACGGCTCGGTTACGGGCGCGGCGCCCGGATGAAGTTCGAGCGGGACGAGGTCACCTTTCTCGGCGGTGTCCGGCACGGCCTGACCATGGGATCGCCCGTCGCCGTCATGGTGGGCAACACCGAGTGGCCCAAGTGGGAACAGGTGATGTCGGCCGACCCGGTCGACCCCGACGTGCTGGCCGAGCAGGCGCGCAACGCCCCGCTGACCCGTCCCCGCCCCGGTCACGCCGACCTGGCGGGCATGCAGAAGTACGGCTTCGACGAGGCCCGCCCGGTCCTGGAGCGCGCCAGCGCCCGGGAGACCGCCGCCCGCGTCGCCCTGGGCGCCGTCGCCCGCTCCTACCTCAAGGAGACCGCGGGCATCGAGATCGTCTCCCACGTCGTCGAGCTGGCCGCGGCCAAGGCGCCCTACGGTGTCTACCCGAAGCCCTCCGACGTCGAGCGGCTCGACGCCGACCCGGTGCGCTGCCTGGACGCCGACGCGTCGAAGGCGATGGTCGAGGAGATCGACCAGGCCCACAAGGACGGCGACACCCTCGGGGGAGTCGTCGAGGTGCTCGCCTACGGCGTCCCCGTCGGTCTCGGCTCGCACGTCCACTGGGACCGCAGGCTCGACGCCCGCCTCGCCGCCGCTCTCATGGGCATCCAGGCCATCAAGGGCGTCGAGGTCGGCGACGGCTTCGACCTCGCCCGGGTGCCCGGCTCCAAGGCGCACGACGAGATCGTGGCCACCCCGGACGGCATCAGGCGTACCTCCGGCCGTTCCGGCGGCACCGAGGGCGGGCTGACCACCGGTGAGCTGCTGAGGGTCCGCGCCGCCATGAAGCCCATCGCGACCGTGCCCCGCGCGCTCGCCACCGTCGACGTCGTGACCGGCGAGGCGGCCAAGGCGCACCACCAGCGTTCCGACGTGTGCGCCGTCCCGGCGGCCGGGATCGTCGCCGAGGCGATGGTCGCCCTGGTGCTGGCCGACGCGGTCGCGGAGAAGTTCGGCGGCGACAGCGTGGCCGAGACCCACCGCAACGTGCAGTCGTACCTCTCCCACCTCCAGATCCGGTGA
- the aroB gene encoding 3-dehydroquinate synthase, giving the protein MSAPLIVLVGPMGVGKSTVGELLADRLGTTYRDTDADVVATAGKSIADIFFDEGEERFRALEREAVRDAVAGHPGVLALGGGAVLDESTRGLLAGHRVVYLSMDVDEAVRRVGLNTARPLLAVNPRRQWRELMDARRHLYEEVAGATVATDERTPEEVAQAVLDATGLPERTAATVPDGQENHTMTEQGTTRIQIAGTAGTDPYEVLVGRRLLGELPNLIGDRAKRVAVLHPEALAETGEAVREDLAAQGYEAIAIQLPNAEEAKTVEVAAYCWKALGQTGFTRTDVIVGVGGGATTDVAGFVAASWLRGVRWIAVPTTVLAMVDAAVGGKTGINTAEGKNLVGAFHPPAGVLCDLAALDSLPVHDYVSGMAEIIKAGFIADPVILDLVEADPEGARSPAGPHTAELIERSIRVKAEVVSSDLKESGLREILNYGHTLAHAIEKNERYKWRHGAAVSVGMVFAAELGRLAGRLDDATADRHRAVLESVGLPLTYRGDQWPKLLENMKVDKKSRGDLLRFIVLDGIGKPTVLEGPDPAVLLAAYGEVSA; this is encoded by the coding sequence GTGAGCGCCCCGCTGATCGTCCTGGTCGGCCCGATGGGGGTCGGCAAGTCGACCGTGGGCGAACTCCTCGCCGACCGGCTCGGGACCACCTACCGCGACACCGACGCGGACGTCGTGGCCACGGCCGGCAAGTCGATCGCGGACATCTTCTTCGACGAGGGCGAGGAGCGGTTTCGCGCCCTGGAGCGCGAGGCCGTACGGGACGCGGTAGCCGGGCACCCAGGCGTCCTCGCGCTCGGCGGCGGCGCCGTGCTCGACGAATCCACCCGCGGGCTCCTCGCCGGCCACCGGGTCGTCTACCTGTCGATGGACGTCGACGAGGCGGTCAGGAGGGTCGGGCTGAACACCGCCCGCCCCCTGCTCGCCGTCAACCCGAGGCGGCAGTGGCGGGAACTCATGGACGCCAGGCGCCATCTGTACGAGGAAGTGGCCGGGGCGACCGTGGCCACCGACGAACGCACCCCCGAAGAGGTCGCCCAGGCGGTCCTCGACGCAACAGGACTGCCGGAGCGGACGGCCGCGACCGTGCCGGACGGCCAGGAGAACCACACGATGACCGAGCAGGGCACCACCCGTATCCAGATCGCCGGCACGGCAGGCACCGACCCGTACGAGGTGCTCGTCGGCCGCCGACTCCTCGGCGAGCTGCCGAACCTCATCGGCGACCGGGCCAAGCGGGTCGCCGTCCTGCACCCCGAGGCCCTCGCCGAGACCGGTGAGGCGGTCCGTGAGGACCTCGCGGCCCAGGGCTACGAGGCCATCGCGATCCAGCTGCCGAACGCCGAGGAGGCCAAGACCGTCGAGGTCGCCGCCTACTGCTGGAAGGCACTCGGCCAGACCGGCTTCACCCGCACCGACGTCATCGTCGGCGTCGGCGGCGGCGCCACCACCGACGTCGCCGGCTTCGTCGCCGCGTCGTGGCTGCGCGGGGTCCGCTGGATCGCCGTCCCGACGACCGTGCTCGCCATGGTCGACGCGGCGGTCGGCGGGAAGACGGGCATCAACACCGCCGAGGGCAAGAACCTCGTCGGTGCCTTCCACCCGCCCGCCGGGGTGCTCTGCGACCTCGCCGCGCTGGACTCGCTGCCCGTCCACGACTACGTCTCCGGCATGGCCGAGATCATCAAGGCCGGTTTCATCGCCGACCCCGTGATCCTCGACCTCGTCGAGGCGGACCCGGAAGGCGCGCGTTCGCCCGCCGGACCGCACACCGCGGAGCTGATCGAGCGCTCCATCCGGGTCAAGGCCGAGGTCGTCTCCAGCGACCTCAAGGAGTCCGGACTCAGGGAGATCCTCAACTACGGGCACACCCTCGCCCACGCCATCGAGAAGAACGAGCGCTACAAGTGGCGCCACGGCGCGGCCGTCTCCGTCGGCATGGTGTTCGCCGCCGAGCTGGGCCGGCTCGCCGGACGTCTCGACGACGCCACCGCCGACCGGCACCGCGCCGTCCTGGAGTCCGTCGGGCTGCCGCTCACCTACCGCGGTGACCAGTGGCCCAAGCTCCTGGAGAACATGAAGGTCGACAAGAAGTCCCGGGGCGACCTGCTGCGCTTCATCGTCCTGGACGGCATCGGCAAGCCCACCGTCCTGGAGGGCCCCGACCCGGCCGTCCTGCTCGCCGCCTACGGGGAGGTCTCCGCATGA
- the aroQ gene encoding type II 3-dehydroquinate dehydratase has product MTARRVLVLNGPNLGRLGSREPDVYGATSYAGLVDTCQALGKELGFDVEVRETNDEGELIRWLHEAADGSIPVVLNPGAFTHYSYGMRDAAAQRTAPLIEVHISNPYAREEFRHTSVVAPVATGTVAGFGIGSYRLALRALADELTD; this is encoded by the coding sequence ATGACGGCCCGCAGGGTCCTCGTGCTCAACGGACCGAACCTCGGCCGTCTCGGCTCCCGCGAGCCCGACGTGTACGGGGCGACCTCCTACGCCGGTCTCGTGGACACCTGCCAGGCCCTCGGCAAGGAGCTCGGCTTCGACGTCGAGGTCCGCGAGACCAACGACGAGGGCGAACTGATCCGCTGGCTCCACGAGGCGGCAGACGGTTCGATTCCGGTCGTCCTCAACCCGGGCGCCTTCACGCACTATTCGTACGGGATGCGCGATGCGGCGGCCCAGCGCACCGCCCCGCTGATCGAGGTGCACATCTCGAACCCGTACGCACGGGAGGAATTCCGCCACACCTCGGTGGTCGCCCCGGTGGCCACCGGCACCGTGGCGGGGTTCGGGATCGGTTCCTACCGGCTCGCCCTGCGGGCCCTCGCCGACGAACTGACGGACTGA
- a CDS encoding Pro-rich N-terminal domain-containing protein: MQHAVGAPLPPPRGSGNGPWTTQAQHSGNPGPAGPPLPPMAPGHQPPAHRPHGPQQVPLPPSRETTGHVQLPPGGPVPLPAPPAEPGTGAATLAVLLIGPAGAGKTTVAKLWAGRRRVPTAHVSLDDVREWVCSGFADPQAGWNDHSEAQYRLARRTCGFAARNFLANGISCILDDAVFPDRPVVGLGGWKRHVGPGLLPVVLLPGLEVVLERNAARSGNRRLSDEEVARIHGRMAGWYGSGLPIIDNSTYDVETTARVLDDVLARSIASPPAW; encoded by the coding sequence ATGCAGCACGCTGTGGGGGCCCCGCTGCCGCCGCCCCGGGGTTCCGGGAACGGGCCGTGGACGACGCAGGCCCAGCACTCAGGCAACCCCGGCCCCGCGGGGCCGCCCCTTCCGCCCATGGCGCCCGGCCATCAGCCGCCGGCGCACCGGCCGCACGGTCCTCAGCAGGTCCCGCTCCCGCCCTCCAGGGAGACCACCGGGCACGTCCAGCTGCCGCCCGGCGGCCCCGTCCCGCTGCCCGCGCCCCCCGCGGAGCCCGGCACCGGCGCCGCGACCCTGGCCGTGCTCCTCATCGGTCCCGCCGGAGCGGGCAAGACCACGGTCGCCAAGCTCTGGGCGGGCCGCCGCCGCGTCCCCACCGCGCACGTGTCCCTGGACGACGTCCGCGAGTGGGTCTGCTCCGGCTTCGCCGATCCCCAGGCCGGGTGGAACGACCACTCCGAGGCCCAGTACCGGCTGGCCCGGCGCACCTGCGGCTTCGCCGCCCGTAACTTCCTCGCCAACGGCATCTCCTGCATCCTCGACGACGCGGTCTTCCCCGACCGGCCCGTCGTCGGTCTCGGCGGCTGGAAGCGCCATGTGGGCCCCGGGCTCCTGCCCGTGGTCCTCCTGCCCGGTCTGGAGGTCGTCCTGGAGCGCAACGCGGCCCGCAGCGGGAACCGCAGGCTCTCCGACGAGGAGGTCGCCCGGATCCACGGCCGCATGGCCGGTTGGTACGGCTCCGGCCTGCCGATCATCGACAACTCCACCTACGACGTCGAGACGACCGCCCGGGTCCTCGACGACGTGCTGGCCCGCTCCATAGCCAGCCCGCCCGCCTGGTAG